A genomic stretch from Salvelinus namaycush isolate Seneca chromosome 25, SaNama_1.0, whole genome shotgun sequence includes:
- the dars2 gene encoding aspartate--tRNA ligase, mitochondrial isoform X1: MANKSRALAQRMLLICRQETRAYSLWRRTTIPIASQGHLIKPSIMHLRFSLNVNKHSTCTTGSSSLSFRSHTCGELRPVDVGEEVSLCGWVQYLRQDLFVIMRDFSGLAQILIPQDKDKINLKTALCDLPPESVIRVKGTVRLRPDGQENKEMPTGEIEVLAESVEILNVCRKLPFEIKDFVKKSESLRMQYRYLDLRSSQMQYNLRLRSQLVMKMREYLCNVHGFVDVETPTLFKRTPGGAKEFVVPSREPGRFYSLPQSPQQFKQLLMVAGIDRYFQLARCYRDEGSKPDRQPEFTQVDIEMSFVDQAGIRGLIEGLVQYSWPVEKDPVSTPFPCITYEKAMKDYGVDKPDTRFAMKLMDISKTFHNTEIEFLKDALNQPGGCIQAICIPDGAKHLTGKDQESLKQTARTKFGQEVSVVLVKADGALKSPLNRLMPASAKQQLLQMAQARPGDLLLISAGTQECVRPLLGKLRLQCAELLEGSGVAVRDPSAFHFLWVVDFPLFLPKEEDPDQLESAHHPFTAPLPEDAHLLYSLPHKVRGQHYDLVLNGCEIGGGSIRIHKASDQQHVLETILKEDPSLLSHLLEALDSGAPPHGGIALGLDRFLSIIVGAPSIRDVIAFPKSFRGHDLMSRAPDFISEDELKSYHIAVNWPAGDKGNQEK, from the exons ATGGCCAATAAAAGCAGAGCATTGGCACAGAGGATGCTTCTCATCTGTAGACAGGAGACGAGAGCATATTCACTATGGCGAAGAACAACAATTCCGATTGCAAGCCAAGGACATCTGATCAAACCCAGCATTATGCATTTGAGGTTTTCTCTCAATGTCAACAAACACTCAACGTGCACAACAG GTTCTAGCAGCTTGTCTTTTCGGAGTCACACTTGTGGGGAGCTACGGCCTGTTGATGTAGGAGAGGAAGTCAGTCTGTGTGGCTGGGTTCAATACCTGAG ACAGGATTTATTTGTTATCATGAGAGATTTCAGTGGCTTGGCACAAATTCTTATCCCTCAAGACAAG GACAAAATTAATCTGAAAACAGCCTTGTGTGACTTACCACCTGAATCAGTGATCAGGGTGAAAGGCACGGTCAGGCTTCGACCAGATGGACAAGAGAACAAG GAGATGCCCACCGGAGAGATCGAGGTTCTTGCAGAGAGTGTGGAGATTCTAAATGTCTGCCGTAAGCTTCCCTTTGAAATCAAAGATTTTGTGAAA AAATCTGAATCCCTTCGGATGCAGTATCGCTATCTGGACCTTCGTTCGTCACAAATGCAGTATAACCTGAGGCTGAGGTCCCAGCTAGTGATGAAGATGAGAGAGTACCTGTGCAATGTGCATG GGTTTGTGGATGTTGAAACTCCCACCTTATTTAAGAGGACTCCAGGG GGTGCAAAGGAGTTTGTGGTGCCCTCAAGAGAACCTGGTCGATTTTACTCCCTGCCTCAGAGTCCTCAGCAGTTTAAACAGCTTCTCATGGTGGCTGGCATTGACAG GTACTTTCAACTGGCCCGGTGCTACAGAGATGAGGGTTCCAAACCAGACAGACAACCAGAATTTACCCAG GTGGACATTGAGATGTCCTTTGTGGATCAAGCTGGAATCCGAGGGCTGATTGAGGGCTTGGTCCAGTACTCCTGGCCTGTGGAGAAAGATCCTGTCTCCACACCCTTCCCCTGCATAACGTATGAAAAAGCAATGAAGGACTATGGAGTGGACAAGCCAGACACACGATTCGCCATGAAG CTCATGGACATCAGTAAAACATTCCACAACACAGAAATAGAGTTCCTTAAAGATGCCCTCAACCAACCAGGAGGCTGTATCCAGGCAATCTGTATCCCGGATGGAGCA AAACATTTGACGGGCAAAGATCAGGAATCCCTGAAGCAAACTGCCAGGACCAAGTTCGGCCAG GAAGTGAGTGTAGTTTTGGTGAAGGCAGATGGTGCATTGAAGTCTCCCCTCAACAGACTCATGCCTGCCTCAGCTAAACAGCAGCTGCTCCAGATGGCCCAGGCCAGACCTGGGGACCTGCTGCTCATCTCTGCTGGGACGCAGGAATGTGTG CGCCCTTTGTTGGGCAAGTTGAGGCTTCAGTGTGCTGAACTCCTAGAGGGCTCCGGTGTGGCTGTTCGAGACCCCTCAGCGTTTCACTTTCTGTGGGTGGTAGACTTCCCACTGTTCCTGCCAAAAGAAGAGGATCCTGATCAGCTTGAGTCAGCCCACCATCCTTTCACTGCACCTCTCCCTGAGGATGCTCATCTCCTGTATTCACTGCCTCACAAG GTACGTGGCCAGCATTATGACCTGGTCCTGAATGGATGTGAGATTGGAGGAGGATCCATTCGTATTCACAAGGCCTCTGATCAGCAGCATGTGCTGGAGACGATCCTCAAG GAGGATCCATCTCTCCTTTCTCACCTGTTAGAGGCACTGGACTCTGGGGCTCCCCCTCATGGTGGGATTGCATTGG GTTTGGATCGTTTTCTGTCTATTATCGTCGGAGCCCCCAGCATCAGGGACGTGATTGCCTTCCCCAAATCATTCAGGGGCCATGACCTGATGAGTCGTGCTCCAGATTTCATCTCTGAAGACGAGCTTAAATCCTACCACATCGCTGTCAACTGGCCAGCAGGAGACAAAGGGAACCAGGAGAAATAG
- the dars2 gene encoding aspartate--tRNA ligase, mitochondrial isoform X2, whose amino-acid sequence MRDFSGLAQILIPQDKDKINLKTALCDLPPESVIRVKGTVRLRPDGQENKEMPTGEIEVLAESVEILNVCRKLPFEIKDFVKKSESLRMQYRYLDLRSSQMQYNLRLRSQLVMKMREYLCNVHGFVDVETPTLFKRTPGGAKEFVVPSREPGRFYSLPQSPQQFKQLLMVAGIDRYFQLARCYRDEGSKPDRQPEFTQVDIEMSFVDQAGIRGLIEGLVQYSWPVEKDPVSTPFPCITYEKAMKDYGVDKPDTRFAMKLMDISKTFHNTEIEFLKDALNQPGGCIQAICIPDGAKHLTGKDQESLKQTARTKFGQEVSVVLVKADGALKSPLNRLMPASAKQQLLQMAQARPGDLLLISAGTQECVRPLLGKLRLQCAELLEGSGVAVRDPSAFHFLWVVDFPLFLPKEEDPDQLESAHHPFTAPLPEDAHLLYSLPHKVRGQHYDLVLNGCEIGGGSIRIHKASDQQHVLETILKEDPSLLSHLLEALDSGAPPHGGIALGLDRFLSIIVGAPSIRDVIAFPKSFRGHDLMSRAPDFISEDELKSYHIAVNWPAGDKGNQEK is encoded by the exons ATGAGAGATTTCAGTGGCTTGGCACAAATTCTTATCCCTCAAGACAAG GACAAAATTAATCTGAAAACAGCCTTGTGTGACTTACCACCTGAATCAGTGATCAGGGTGAAAGGCACGGTCAGGCTTCGACCAGATGGACAAGAGAACAAG GAGATGCCCACCGGAGAGATCGAGGTTCTTGCAGAGAGTGTGGAGATTCTAAATGTCTGCCGTAAGCTTCCCTTTGAAATCAAAGATTTTGTGAAA AAATCTGAATCCCTTCGGATGCAGTATCGCTATCTGGACCTTCGTTCGTCACAAATGCAGTATAACCTGAGGCTGAGGTCCCAGCTAGTGATGAAGATGAGAGAGTACCTGTGCAATGTGCATG GGTTTGTGGATGTTGAAACTCCCACCTTATTTAAGAGGACTCCAGGG GGTGCAAAGGAGTTTGTGGTGCCCTCAAGAGAACCTGGTCGATTTTACTCCCTGCCTCAGAGTCCTCAGCAGTTTAAACAGCTTCTCATGGTGGCTGGCATTGACAG GTACTTTCAACTGGCCCGGTGCTACAGAGATGAGGGTTCCAAACCAGACAGACAACCAGAATTTACCCAG GTGGACATTGAGATGTCCTTTGTGGATCAAGCTGGAATCCGAGGGCTGATTGAGGGCTTGGTCCAGTACTCCTGGCCTGTGGAGAAAGATCCTGTCTCCACACCCTTCCCCTGCATAACGTATGAAAAAGCAATGAAGGACTATGGAGTGGACAAGCCAGACACACGATTCGCCATGAAG CTCATGGACATCAGTAAAACATTCCACAACACAGAAATAGAGTTCCTTAAAGATGCCCTCAACCAACCAGGAGGCTGTATCCAGGCAATCTGTATCCCGGATGGAGCA AAACATTTGACGGGCAAAGATCAGGAATCCCTGAAGCAAACTGCCAGGACCAAGTTCGGCCAG GAAGTGAGTGTAGTTTTGGTGAAGGCAGATGGTGCATTGAAGTCTCCCCTCAACAGACTCATGCCTGCCTCAGCTAAACAGCAGCTGCTCCAGATGGCCCAGGCCAGACCTGGGGACCTGCTGCTCATCTCTGCTGGGACGCAGGAATGTGTG CGCCCTTTGTTGGGCAAGTTGAGGCTTCAGTGTGCTGAACTCCTAGAGGGCTCCGGTGTGGCTGTTCGAGACCCCTCAGCGTTTCACTTTCTGTGGGTGGTAGACTTCCCACTGTTCCTGCCAAAAGAAGAGGATCCTGATCAGCTTGAGTCAGCCCACCATCCTTTCACTGCACCTCTCCCTGAGGATGCTCATCTCCTGTATTCACTGCCTCACAAG GTACGTGGCCAGCATTATGACCTGGTCCTGAATGGATGTGAGATTGGAGGAGGATCCATTCGTATTCACAAGGCCTCTGATCAGCAGCATGTGCTGGAGACGATCCTCAAG GAGGATCCATCTCTCCTTTCTCACCTGTTAGAGGCACTGGACTCTGGGGCTCCCCCTCATGGTGGGATTGCATTGG GTTTGGATCGTTTTCTGTCTATTATCGTCGGAGCCCCCAGCATCAGGGACGTGATTGCCTTCCCCAAATCATTCAGGGGCCATGACCTGATGAGTCGTGCTCCAGATTTCATCTCTGAAGACGAGCTTAAATCCTACCACATCGCTGTCAACTGGCCAGCAGGAGACAAAGGGAACCAGGAGAAATAG